In Streptomyces sp. SID8374, one genomic interval encodes:
- a CDS encoding NADH:flavin oxidoreductase/NADH oxidase family protein, which yields MTSELFSPLHLRSGQVLKNRIAKAAMEENMAGDGQLPDKQLFTLYRRWAAGGTGLLITGNVMVHAEALTGPAGVVLDENAPLEPFTEWAEAGRSGGGAIWMQINHPGRQVASGMPGVVWGPSDIGVSLGKHSNRFGRPTAMTARQIEETVTRYAVTAHRAEKAGFDGVEIHAAHGYLLSQFLSPLVNKRTDHWGGPLENRARMLLDIVKAVRAAVSPSFAVAVKLNSADFQRGGFDADDARQVIEMLEPLGVDLVELSGGSYESPAMTGRSADTRTQAREAYFLDLARDLVKTSPLPLMLTGGITRRPTAERVLDSGVAVIGMGTALAVTPDLPQRWRRSGEADRSMRPVKWSDKALASAASMAQVRHQMRRLARGGSPRPGTHPAVALVSEQRRQRAALRRYRAWLSKPRSAA from the coding sequence ATGACCAGCGAGCTGTTCTCACCGCTGCACCTGCGCTCCGGCCAGGTGCTGAAGAACCGGATCGCCAAGGCGGCGATGGAGGAGAACATGGCCGGCGACGGCCAGCTGCCCGACAAGCAGCTGTTCACGCTCTACCGGCGCTGGGCGGCCGGCGGCACCGGGCTGCTGATCACCGGCAACGTCATGGTCCACGCCGAGGCCCTGACCGGTCCCGCCGGTGTCGTACTCGACGAGAACGCACCGCTCGAGCCCTTCACCGAGTGGGCCGAGGCGGGCAGGTCCGGCGGCGGCGCGATCTGGATGCAGATCAACCACCCGGGCCGCCAGGTCGCCTCCGGAATGCCCGGCGTCGTGTGGGGCCCGTCCGACATCGGCGTCAGCCTGGGCAAGCACAGCAACCGGTTCGGCCGCCCCACCGCCATGACCGCGCGGCAGATCGAGGAGACCGTGACCCGGTACGCGGTGACCGCGCACCGCGCCGAGAAGGCCGGCTTCGACGGGGTCGAGATCCATGCCGCGCACGGCTACCTGCTGTCGCAGTTCCTCTCCCCCCTGGTCAACAAGCGCACCGACCACTGGGGCGGCCCCCTGGAGAACCGCGCCCGGATGCTGCTGGACATCGTCAAGGCCGTACGGGCAGCCGTCTCACCGTCGTTCGCGGTCGCGGTCAAGCTCAACTCCGCCGATTTCCAGCGCGGCGGGTTCGACGCCGACGACGCCCGCCAGGTCATCGAGATGCTCGAACCCCTCGGCGTCGACCTGGTCGAACTCTCCGGCGGCAGCTACGAGAGCCCGGCCATGACCGGCCGCTCCGCCGACACCCGGACCCAGGCCCGCGAGGCGTACTTCCTGGACCTGGCCAGGGATCTGGTGAAGACCAGTCCGCTCCCCCTGATGCTCACCGGCGGCATCACCCGGCGCCCGACGGCGGAGCGGGTCCTCGACAGCGGTGTGGCGGTCATCGGCATGGGCACCGCGCTCGCCGTCACCCCCGATCTGCCCCAGCGCTGGCGCCGGAGCGGTGAGGCGGACCGCTCCATGCGTCCGGTGAAGTGGTCCGACAAGGCGCTCGCCTCCGCCGCGAGCATGGCCCAGGTCCGCCACCAGATGCGCCGCCTCGCCCGCGGCGGCAGCCCCAGGCCCGGTACGCATCCGGCCGTCGCCCTGGTCTCCGAACAGCGCAGGCAGCGCGCCGCCCTGCGGCGTTACCGCGCCTGGCTGTCGAAGCCCCGGAGCGCGGCCTGA
- a CDS encoding alpha/beta hydrolase, giving the protein MTDLPPPITPYLEPAAKELCEATDPHPRIYEVPPEKGRDILLGLQSDESVPRPEVDEEWVDVDAGEWGTVRTRIIRPKGATGQLPVVFYIHGAGWVFGDDRTHDRLFRELTVGAGAAGVFPVYDRAPEAKYPTQVEQNYAVGRWVLEHGAEHGLDTSRIAVTGESVGGCMSAVFALMNKERGGIDLKAQVLLYPVADADFDTPSYLQFAEGYYLTRDGMKWFWDAYTTDPAQRTEVYASPLRASLEQLKGLPTTLVITDEADVLRDEGEKYANKLREAGVDVTSVRVAGMVHDFLLLDSLRDTRAANVARKLAVDALRTALHDN; this is encoded by the coding sequence ATGACTGATCTACCTCCTCCGATCACCCCCTACCTGGAACCCGCGGCGAAGGAGTTGTGCGAGGCCACGGACCCGCATCCGCGGATCTACGAGGTCCCCCCGGAGAAGGGCCGGGACATCCTGCTCGGCCTGCAGAGCGACGAGAGCGTGCCCCGTCCCGAGGTCGACGAGGAGTGGGTCGACGTGGACGCGGGCGAGTGGGGCACGGTCCGCACCCGCATCATCCGGCCCAAGGGAGCCACCGGGCAGCTGCCGGTGGTCTTCTACATCCACGGCGCCGGCTGGGTCTTCGGCGACGACCGGACCCACGACCGCCTCTTCCGCGAACTCACCGTCGGCGCCGGTGCGGCGGGGGTCTTCCCCGTCTACGACCGCGCACCCGAGGCCAAGTACCCCACACAGGTGGAGCAGAACTACGCCGTGGGCCGGTGGGTCCTGGAGCACGGTGCGGAGCACGGCCTGGACACCTCGCGGATCGCCGTCACCGGCGAGTCGGTGGGCGGCTGCATGTCGGCCGTCTTCGCGCTGATGAACAAGGAGCGCGGCGGGATCGACCTCAAGGCGCAGGTCCTGCTGTACCCGGTGGCCGACGCCGACTTCGACACCCCGTCGTACCTCCAGTTCGCCGAGGGCTACTACCTCACCCGCGACGGCATGAAGTGGTTCTGGGACGCCTACACCACCGACCCCGCCCAGCGCACCGAGGTGTACGCCTCCCCGCTCCGGGCCTCCCTGGAGCAGCTCAAGGGCCTGCCCACCACCCTCGTCATCACCGACGAGGCCGACGTCCTGCGCGACGAGGGCGAGAAGTACGCCAACAAGCTGCGCGAGGCCGGTGTGGACGTGACCTCCGTCCGCGTGGCGGGCATGGTCCACGACTTCCTGCTGCTGGACAGCCTGCGCGACACCCGTGCGGCCAACGTCGCCCGCAAGCTCGCCGTCGACGCCCTCAGGACGGCCCTGCACGACAACTGA
- a CDS encoding type 1 glutamine amidotransferase domain-containing protein: MTKVLFVVSAADRWTLKDGEVHPSGFWGEELAVPHKIFSEAGWEITIATPGGKVPTLDRLSMSRTAGWPSTLREVAAYLDRIDAELKHPRVLGEIDPDDFDVVFYPGGHGPMEDLSVDPVSGALLTRVLASGRPLALLCHAPAAAFAAKAEDGSWPFTGYRMTGLSNLEEKFNSFGRKAIWLLEDRLRESGARYTKGRLPLRPYVVVDRNLYTGQNPASSERLARRIVADVHEAAAR, encoded by the coding sequence GTGACCAAGGTGCTGTTCGTCGTGTCGGCGGCCGACCGTTGGACGCTGAAGGACGGGGAGGTCCATCCGTCGGGGTTCTGGGGTGAGGAACTGGCGGTACCGCACAAGATCTTCAGCGAGGCGGGGTGGGAGATCACGATCGCCACGCCCGGCGGGAAGGTTCCGACGCTGGACCGGCTGAGCATGTCGCGGACGGCGGGGTGGCCGTCGACGTTGCGTGAGGTGGCCGCGTATCTGGACAGGATCGACGCGGAGCTGAAGCACCCCCGGGTGCTGGGCGAAATCGATCCGGACGACTTCGACGTGGTCTTCTACCCGGGCGGGCACGGGCCGATGGAGGACCTGTCGGTGGATCCGGTGTCGGGTGCGCTGCTCACGCGGGTGCTCGCTTCGGGCAGGCCCCTCGCGCTGCTCTGTCATGCGCCGGCGGCGGCGTTCGCCGCGAAGGCCGAGGACGGGTCATGGCCCTTCACCGGGTACCGGATGACGGGGCTGTCGAATCTGGAGGAGAAGTTCAACAGTTTCGGCCGAAAGGCGATCTGGCTGCTGGAGGACCGGCTGCGGGAGAGCGGGGCGCGGTATACGAAGGGCCGTCTGCCCCTGCGGCCGTACGTGGTCGTGGACCGCAACCTCTACACGGGGCAGAACCCGGCCTCCTCCGAACGCCTCGCCCGGCGCATCGTCGCCGATGTGCACGAGGCAGCGGCGCGCTAG
- a CDS encoding acetoacetate decarboxylase family protein — MSSPQKDKDTVKVDLGGREVTVPKGGLYDRYRMDPDLDAIARDPRVSGVDFFRQLPKIKVDSPIGPTLTPNFYYTISTARLTMLAPSRAIRARLPEELAPLELVPGLGLVSVMFFRYDVCDIDFYTEAAVGIAVKPARHGRLGFFDLVSGLKNEDLDSYVLSLPVSTEIAQVRGHDGYGFPKWVTGLDVGIDDRRTTARVANEAGGVDLALSAATPKQTAHPSGERVSSLTSYTSINGAWHSTLSQTNVLNAGTTRGTSGISLRVGEGRMADDLRSLKPKRTMQFDVMSEGQLALHMPVPTSVPRRNK; from the coding sequence ATGTCTTCCCCGCAGAAGGACAAGGACACCGTCAAGGTCGACCTGGGAGGCCGCGAGGTCACGGTCCCCAAGGGCGGTCTGTACGACCGGTACCGGATGGACCCCGACCTCGACGCGATCGCCCGCGACCCGCGCGTCAGCGGCGTGGACTTCTTCCGGCAGCTGCCCAAGATCAAGGTCGACTCCCCGATCGGCCCCACGCTCACCCCGAACTTCTACTACACGATCTCCACCGCCCGGCTGACGATGCTCGCGCCGTCCCGCGCGATCCGCGCCCGGCTGCCCGAGGAGCTGGCACCGCTGGAGCTCGTCCCCGGCCTCGGGCTGGTCTCGGTGATGTTCTTCCGCTACGACGTGTGCGACATCGACTTCTACACCGAGGCCGCCGTCGGTATCGCCGTCAAGCCGGCCCGGCACGGGAGGCTCGGCTTCTTCGACCTCGTCTCCGGGCTGAAGAACGAGGACCTCGACTCCTATGTGCTGTCCCTGCCCGTGAGTACGGAGATCGCGCAGGTCCGGGGCCACGACGGCTACGGCTTCCCCAAGTGGGTCACCGGCCTCGACGTCGGCATCGACGACCGGCGGACGACCGCCCGGGTGGCCAACGAGGCCGGCGGTGTCGACCTGGCGCTCTCGGCGGCCACGCCGAAGCAGACCGCCCACCCCAGCGGGGAGCGCGTCTCCTCCCTCACCTCGTACACGTCGATCAACGGCGCCTGGCACTCCACCCTGAGCCAGACGAACGTGCTGAACGCCGGTACGACGCGCGGCACGAGCGGCATCAGCCTCCGGGTCGGCGAGGGCCGCATGGCGGACGACCTGCGCTCGCTCAAGCCGAAGCGGACCATGCAGTTCGACGTGATGAGCGAGGGGCAGCTCGCCCTGCACATGCCGGTCCCCACCTCGGTCCCGCGCCGGAACAAGTAA